From a region of the Mauremys mutica isolate MM-2020 ecotype Southern chromosome 12, ASM2049712v1, whole genome shotgun sequence genome:
- the LOC123346801 gene encoding uncharacterized protein LOC123346801 yields MPVFVAHTLRRHGARCLLVPALPHVKTYVRALARVVGPTAIVAASEMYGKVVFFLASEATTQEVVERGLVVQIQLLTVVCDGVALEGSFLVPYQGAHYRVHYMMGEAGCFFCQVMGHIQSSAGAQPLFCPSLQAARISQGPHQRTAVDWLKDELHCFLTDTRGSNGKASAFLGTLDPHECLVLGGNFKTTPEDWDRSRTKRSQATVGILREIVDHHALVDVWRDHHPDDDTTFTYVRVEDNRSCHSRLIRIYLSRFHLAQAHASGIRLAPFTDHHLVTVMASVSSERWGWPIGILITACWRTWALWCPSGNSGWPGGGSGMSFPWHGGGNNPLDRAGKTDQSAGA; encoded by the exons ATGCCAGTTTTTGTGGCTCACACGCTAAG GAGGCACGGTGCCcgctgcctcctggtgcccgccttgCCCCATGTTAAAACATATGTGCGGGcgctggcgagggtggtggggcccacagcCATTGTGGCGGCCTCTGAAATGTATGGTAAAGTTGTGTTCTTCCTGGCGTCAGAGGCCACCACTCAGGAGGTGGTGGAAAGGGGCCTGGTG GTCCAGATCCAACTACTGACGGTGGTGTGTGATGGAGTGGCACTCGAAGGGTCCTTCCTGGTGCCCTACCAGGGGGCCCACTACCGGGTCCATTATATGATGGGGGAGGCTGGGTGCTTCTTCTGCCAGGTGATGGGGCACATCCAGAG cagtgctggggctcagccccttTTTTGCCCATCTTTGCAGGCCGCGAGGATCTCTCAGGGGCCCCACCAGAGGACGGCAGTGGATTGGCTGAAGGATGAGCTGCACTGCTTCCTAACGGACACCCGTGGCTCGAACGGCAAG GCGTCGGCCTTCCTCGGCACCCTGGATCCTCACGAGTGCCTAGTCCTGGGCGGGAACTTCAAGACCACTCCTGAGGACTGGGACCGCTCAAGAACCAAGAGGTCCCAGGCCACCGTGGGTATCCTCAGGGAGATTGTGGACCATCAcgccctggtggacgtctggcgcgaccatcACCCGGACGACGATACCACCTTCACCTATGTCCGAGTGGAGGAcaatcggtcgtgccactcccggttgatCCGAATTTATTTATCACGTTTCCATCTGGCACAGGCCCATGCCTCCGGCATCCGGCTGGCCCCGTTCACAGATCACCATTTGGTGACTGTGATGGCCTCTGTCAGTTCAGAGAGGTGGGGCTggcctattggcattttaataacagcttgctggaggacaTGGGCTTTGTGGTGTCCTTCTGGGaattctggctggcctggcggggGCAGCGGCATGTCTTTCCCTTGGCATGGTggcg GAAACAACCCCCTGGACAGGGCAGGGAAAACAGACcagagtgctggagcctga